From a single Paenibacillus sp. FSL W8-0426 genomic region:
- a CDS encoding GntR family transcriptional regulator produces the protein MNVPKYRSLKDHVYEYIAEKIQNGALLPNQKINEAEICKKLDISRTPTREALFQLASDNLLQYIPRRGFIVTPFDAAKKLEFSQAIGALEALAGTLAADQLTHADLLEMEALIARMDEDIAKLNLPAYNKDQYQFHHLYIQRCGNATVIEMLNMLKNGFIRQSYASEDKNRLFSILREVNEEHRHILDAFKDKDKPLLESLLKHHWRIIDNDML, from the coding sequence ATGAACGTACCCAAATACCGGTCCTTGAAAGACCATGTCTACGAATATATCGCCGAAAAAATACAGAACGGCGCATTGCTCCCTAATCAGAAAATCAATGAAGCGGAGATCTGCAAGAAACTCGACATCAGCCGAACTCCGACAAGGGAGGCATTGTTCCAACTCGCATCGGATAACCTTCTGCAATACATCCCGCGCAGAGGATTCATCGTCACGCCCTTCGATGCCGCCAAAAAGCTTGAATTCTCCCAAGCCATCGGAGCATTGGAGGCACTTGCCGGAACTCTGGCGGCAGACCAGTTAACCCATGCCGATTTGCTTGAAATGGAGGCCTTGATCGCAAGAATGGACGAAGATATCGCCAAGCTCAATCTTCCGGCCTACAATAAAGATCAGTACCAGTTCCACCATTTGTACATTCAGCGCTGCGGCAACGCTACCGTGATCGAAATGCTGAACATGCTGAAAAACGGATTTATCAGGCAGTCTTATGCAAGCGAGGACAAGAACAGACTCTTCAGCATACTCCGCGAAGTCAATGAAGAGCATCGCCACATTTTGGACGCATTCAAAGACAAGGATAAACCTTTATTGGAATCCTTGCTGAAGCATCACTGGCGTATCATCGATAACGACATGTTGTAA